A stretch of the Plasmodium berghei ANKA genome assembly, chromosome: 10 genome encodes the following:
- a CDS encoding methyltransferase, putative, translating to MFTFSSFQKLLLGVTVSSGGIVLSCFYIYKKNRPLNDYNVDAPSEHFRIKVFDDLAKNYDEKNDFVEKITSISKYKKKNFRKVRGVVLEIGAGTGRNFNFLKNIDTLVCVEKSEKMCEQLKKKIEKINPPYPVYVINNDIKNSYFKPDTFDSVISSFSLCSLEHVDECLQQVHEAMKHNGKFFLVERGIIYNKFIRYILERFDLYPNRKIPWEYGYYENRSPLDILKNNGFNITFKLIKNAGSIYILIAKKIKRLPNKTVNKNNQIYTNQSVGKDKPKKKEIHINEILLEKDKVPIYYTHRNDS from the exons atgtttaCGTTTTCCTCCTTTCAAAag cTATTGCTTGGTGTGACTGTTTCAAGCGGGGGAATAGTGTTAagttgtttttatatttacaaaaaaaatagaccCTTAAATGATTATAATGTAGATGCACCAAGCGAACATTTTCGAATAAAAGTATTTGACGATTTagcaaaaaattatgatgaaaaaaatgattttgttgaaaaaattacatctattagcaaatataaaaaaaaaaactttcGAAAAGTTAGAGGAGTTGTATTAGAAATAGGGGCAGGGACAGGCagaaattttaattttttaaaaaatatagatacaTTAGTATGTGTggaaaaaagtgaaaaaatgtgtgaacagttgaaaaaaaaaatagaaaaaataaacccTCCATATCCTGTAtatgttataaataatgatataaaaaatagttatttTAAACCTGACACTTTTGATTCTGTAATTTCATCTTTCTCCTTATGCTCATTGGAGCATGTTGATGAATGTTTACAACAAGTTCACGAAGCCATGAAACACAAtggaaaattttttttagttgaAAGAggtattatttataataaatttattagatatattttagaaAGATTCGATTTATATCCCAATAGAAAAATTCCATGGGAATATGGATACTATGAAAATCGATCTCCTTTggatattttaaaaaacaatggATTTAACATTACTTTTAAACTGATCAAAAATGCGGgaagtatatatatcttaatagctaagaaaataaaacgaTTACCAAATAAAACagtaaacaaaaataaccaaatatatacaaatcaAAGCGTTGGTAAAGATAAaccgaaaaaaaaagaaattcaTATTAACGAAATATTGCTAGAGAAGGATAAGGTTCCTATTTATTATACTCATAGAAATGactcttaa
- a CDS encoding peptidyl-tRNA hydrolase 2, putative produces MNSDINGNITNLENDSYRMIVLVLTFLCGFILGLCFKCISQIQKNASKVRDIYESISACDNDCKMVFCVRTDIKMNKGKIASQCCHACLDVYEKILKRNRKLKANEHSKNVLTYYDIWKKNGQKKIVLKISSLEEMYEIEKKAKMDGLITSIIVDAGRTQIEPNTETVIAIEPVPDEIVNKITGQLKLL; encoded by the exons ATGAATTCAGATATAAATGGCAATATAACTAACTTAGAAAATGATAGTTATAGAATGATCGTTTTAGTTTTAACGTTTTTGTGTGGATTTATACTCGGGTTATGTTTTAAGTGCATATCccaaatacaaaaaaatgcatcAAAAGTAAGAGATATTTATGAAAGCATCAGTGCATGTGACAATGACTGTAAAATGGTTTTTTGTGTTAGAACAg AcataaaaatgaacaaagGAAAAATAGCTTCTCAATGTTGTCATGCTTGCTTGGATGTTTATgagaaaattttaaaaagaaatagaaaACTGAAAGCTAATGAGCACTCAAAAAACGTTTTAACCTATTATGatatatggaaaaaaaacggccaaaaaaaaatagttcttaaaatatca aGTTTAGAAGAAATGTatgaaattgaaaaaaaagcaaaaatgGATGGTTTAATTACTTCGATAATTGTTGACGCG GGAAGGACACAAATCGAGCCAAACACCGAAACTGTGATTGCTATTGAACCAG TTCCTGATGAAATAgtcaataaaataacagGACAACTAAAGCTACTCTAG
- a CDS encoding transcription factor, putative, with the protein MKKKHKNDDDLNQNKEKKENANHYNDKYEEESENSEKNVSSLSPLIYAHDQFESESKRNNKRDRMKKDKSNILKRETSDYIDNSNSSSHEGSNSNNKMDDQKKKEKKKMIEEKSKKKEKTREKYIKEEESGIFEKNKEKKIKENKNSNFSIDNVTTEDILNYFIDHYNNEISIEHDELCQILTGKKYFDIERLTKNSADITHQSIMIKSIQKEKKQFCKHCGYIFNYDDYNYLFIKRFNMSKINYDDNNPVLCENTIKCIYCGYIIEDLDINENINYNTNNYIELHSYREKYLFDNNKKTYWQNKIATFDKNIELFKEGESGAYNITYEKCTDCDHDFLYFVNIQTRSADEGSTIIYFCPNCKKQTTVNN; encoded by the coding sequence atgaaaaaaaaacataaaaatgatgacgatttaaatcaaaataaagaaaaaaaagaaaatgcaAATCACTACAATGATAAATACGAAGAAGAAAGTGAAAAttctgaaaaaaatgtgagCAGTTTATCCCCCCTTATATATGCTCATGATCAATTTGAATCTGAATCGAAACGAAACAATAAAAGGGACAGAAtgaaaaaagataaatctaatattttaaagagGGAAACAAGTGATTATATTGATAACTCAAATTCCTCATCACATGAAGGAAGCAATAGTAACAATAAAATGGAtgatcaaaaaaaaaaagaaaaaaaaaaaatgatagaagaaaaatcaaagaaaaaggaaaagacacgagaaaaatatattaaagaGGAGGAAAGCGgcatatttgaaaaaaacaaagagaaaaaaataaaagaaaataaaaattccaATTTTAGTATTGATAATGTAACAACAGaagatattttaaattattttatagaccattataataatgaaataagtATAGAACATGATGAACTATGTCAAATATTAACaggtaaaaaatattttgatatagaaagattaacaaaaaattcaGCAGATATTACTCATCAATCAATAATGATTAAAAGTatacaaaaagaaaagaaacaATTTTGCAAACATTGtggttatatatttaattatgatgattataattatttatttataaaacgCTTTAATAtgtcaaaaataaattatgatgataataatcCAGTTTTATGTGAAAATACTATTAAGTGTATTTATTGTGGTTACATAATAGAAGATTtagatataaatgaaaatataaattataatacaaataattatattgaGCTGCATTCGTATAGAGAAAagtatttatttgataataataaaaaaacttattggcaaaataaaattgctacttttgataaaaatattgaattatttaagGAAGGGGAAAGTGGAGCTTATAATATAACTTATGAAAAATGCACAGATTGTGATCAtgattttctttattttgttaatatacAAACTCGAAGTGCTGATGAAGGATCCACTATTATTTACTTTTGTCCCAATTGCAAAAAGCAAACAACTGTGAATAATTAA
- a CDS encoding mitochondrial carrier protein, putative — MEKKTVNFQNIVYSSTVSSIFVSLICTPLDVIKNYIQYNSNANVDKKYIVNKITKKNKEKLVQFNSFYYQTFKNIYNKYGIQAVYRGLVSTTNLYVINNTLFFYVYEELKEQGVPYYLCATVSRFISIIITSPLEIYRTNIQANVCNNFKVNIFEIFRGKKNKRVKINLYKGITSTLIRDIPFSAIYWSMNEYLVSYIKKKDKEYENRKNYIKKFVYPFLCACLSSTITTFITHPLDIIKTNMQARCIDIIHKNDFDYKKIKNYDFSQRHKINNFYSIFQNNIYNNRYLWDVKVSNYAHNNHRSIYYKYGASKYGSNTYSYKYYNYFKLTNNYNYNIFSVAKLILKKNGMKGFYIGICPRLVKIVPTCAILFSTYHYFNR, encoded by the exons atggaaaaaaagaCTGTTAATTTTCAAAACATAGTATACAGTAGTACCGTTTCAA gTATTTTTGTAAGCCTCATATGTACCCCCCTCgatgttataaaaaattacataCAATATAATAGTAATGCTAATGTTgataaaaagtatattgtaaacaaaattacaaaaaaaaataaagaaaaactTGTACAATTCAACTccttttattatcaaactttcaaaaatatttataataaatatggaaTACAAGCTGTTTATAGAG GACTTGTTAGTACCACAAATTTATACGTAATAAAcaatacattatttttttatgtatatgaaGAATTAAAAGAGCAAGGTGttccatattatttatgtgcAACTGTTTCAAGATTTATTTCCATAATTATCACATCGCCattagaaatatatagaacAAATATTCAAGCAAATGTTTGTAACAATTTtaaagtaaatatatttgaaatatttagaggtaaaaaaaataaaagagttaaaataaatttatataaaggGATAACATCAACACTTATTAGAGATATTCCCTTTTCAGCTATATATTGGTCAATGAATGAATACTTAGTtagttatataaaaaaaaaagataaagaatatgaaaatcgaaaaaattatattaaaaaatttgtatacCCATTTTTATGTGCATGCTTAAGTAGTACTATAACTACATTTATAACACACCCAttagatataataaaaacaaatatgcAAGCGAGATGCATTgatattatacataaaaatgattttgattataaaaaaattaagaatTATGATTTTAGTCAAAgacataaaataaataatttttatagtatttttcaaaataatatatataataatagataTTTATGGGATGTTAAAGTAAGCAATTACGCTCATAATAATCATAGatctatatattataaatatgggGCAAGTAAGTATGGATCAAATACTTAtagttataaatattataactattttaaGTTAAccaataattataattataatattttttctgttgcaaaattaattttaaaaaaaaatggaatgaAAGGATTTTACATTGGCATTTGCCCAAGATTGGTTAAAATAGTGCCAACATGCGCAATCCTATTCTCAACCTACCACTATTTTAATCGTTGA